In Solanum pennellii chromosome 7, SPENNV200, the following are encoded in one genomic region:
- the LOC107026297 gene encoding pentatricopeptide repeat-containing protein At1g79080, chloroplastic, translating to MAVPLNSVSIITNPSPENARNPRGFSTHIPKFLPFFQSRSISRNLASSHLSAALKEQLPVASKGSIFTLPNWRSGKNDPRNKELRLYDAFLYLEYMVGKGQKPDKTHATQLLYDLCNCNKLRKAARVMEMMVSSGTIPDAASYTFLVNNLCKRGNVGHAMQLVDKMEEYGYPTNTVTYNSLIRGLCMRGNLNKSLQFVEKLIQKGLVPNAYTYSILLEASYKEKGVNEAMLLLDNIIVKGGKPNLVSYNVLLTGLCKEGRIDEAKQFFRNLPSKGFNPNVVSYNILLRSLCFEGRWEEANEFLAEMVGEDRSPSIVTYNILISSLALHGQTDHAIKILDEMYFGEQFKPIAASYNPIIARLCKDRKVDAVIKCLDQMLERHCSPNEGTYNSIAVLCDEGLVHEAFSILQALRIKQSSSSHDFYRAVISGLCRKGNTFAAFQLLYDMTAHGFTPDSYTYSSLIRGLCLEKMLVAAVDVFYMMEENGHRPDVDNFNALVLGLCKSKRTDLSLKVFEDMISKGYMPNEITYTILVEGIIHEDHKELASVVLRELHRKEVISRNTVERLAMQYELEDMAVC from the coding sequence ATGGCAGTCCCATTAAATTCAGTATCCATAATAACAAATCCATCACCAGAAAATGCAAGAAATCCTCGTGGATTTTCTACCCACATACCAAagttccttcctttcttccaaAGTAGGAGCATTTCAAGAAATTTAGCTTCTTCCCATTTAAGTGCAGCTCTAAAAGAACAGCTACCAGTAGCTTCAAAGGGCAGTATTTTCACTCTGCCGAATTGGAGGTCAGGTAAAAATGACCCAAGAAACAAAGAACTTAGGCTTTATGATGCATTTTTGTATTTGGAATACATGGTGGGGAAGGGCCAAAAGCCTGATAAAACTCATGCAACTCAGCTTTTGTATGATCTGTGTAATTGTAATAAACTTAGGAAAGCTGCTAGAGTTATGGAAATGATGGTGAGTTCTGGTACTATACCTGATGCTGCTTCTTATACTTTCTTGGTGAATAACTTGTGTAAGAGAGGAAATGTCGGTCATGCTATGCAATTAGTTGATAAAATGGAGGAATATGGATATCCAACAAATACTGTGACTTACAATTCTCTTATAAGAGGACTTTGTATGAGGGGGAACTTGAACAAGAGCCTGCAATTTGTCGAAAAGTTGATTCAGAAAGGGTTGGTACCAAATGCATATACTTACTCTATATTGCTTGAGGCTAGTTATAAAGAAAAAGGGGTTAATGAAGCAATGTTACTTTTAGACAATATTATTGTCAAGGGTGGAAAGCCTAATTTGGTTAGTTACAATGTTCTCTTAACTGGGCTGTGCAAAGAAGGAAGAATAGACGAAGCTAAACAATTCTTTAGAAACTTGCCATCAAAAGGGTTTAATCCTAACGTTGTCAGCTATAATATCTTGTTGAGGAGCTTGTGTTTTGAAGGACGTTGGGAGGAAGCGAATGAGTTTCTGGCAGAGATGGTTGGAGAAGATCGTTCTCCATCGATTGTAACGTACAATATATTGATCAGTTCACTTGCTCTTCATGGGCAAACGGATCATGCTATCAAGATTCTGGATGAAATGTACTTTGGAGAACAGTTCAAGCCAATTGCTGCTAGCTACAATCCGATAATTGCACGTCTCTGCAAAGATAGGAAAGTGGATGCAGTAATTAAGTGTCTCGACCAAATGTTAGAACGACATTGTAGTCCTAATGAGGGGACATATAATTCCATCGCTGTGCTGTGTGACGAAGGATTGGTTCACGAGGCCTTCTCAATTCTCCAAGCTTTGAGGATTAAACAAAGCTCCTCCAGTCATGATTTCTATAGAGCTGTGATTTCTGGTTTATGTAGGAAAGGAAACACATTTGCAGCATTTCAGCTTCTATATGACATGACAGCCCACGGATTTACTCCAGACTCTTACACCTATTCTTCATTGATCAGAGGATTATGCTTGGAAAAGATGTTGGTGGCTGCTGTCGATGTATTCTACATGATGGAAGAAAATGGACATAGGCCTGATGTTGACAATTTCAATGCGCTTGTGCTTGGACTATGCAAATCCAAAAGAACAGACTTGTCATTAAAGGTATTTGAGGACATGATCAGCAAAGGTTATATGCCTAATGAGATAACATATACCATTCTAGTCGAAGGCATCATCCATGAAGATCACAAGGAGCTTGCATCAGTAGTCCTAAGGGAACTGCACCGGAAAGAAGTAATAAGTAGAAATACTGTTGAAAGACTTGCTATGCAATATGAGCTTGAAGATATGGCAGTATGCTGA